One Idiomarina loihiensis L2TR genomic window carries:
- the ubiD gene encoding 4-hydroxy-3-polyprenylbenzoate decarboxylase, protein MKYQDLRDFIALLEERGELKRIQQEIDPYLEITEISDRTLKAQGPALLFENVKGHDMPVLANLFGTPDRVALGMGQESVTALRDVGKLLAFLKEPEPPKGFRDALNLLPKYKKVLSMSPKSIKKAPCQQVVMSGDDVDLTKLPIQHCWPGDVAPLVTWGLTVTRGPHKERQNLGIYRQQLLGPNKLIMRWLSHRGGALDFQEWCQQHPGERFPVSVALGADPATILGAVTPVPDSLSEYAFAGLLRDSKTEVTQCLSNDLQVPAHAEIILEGYIEPGEMAAEGPYGDHTGYYNEVDEFPVFTVTHVTHRKDPIYHSTYTGRPPDEPAVLGVALNEVFIPLLQKQFPEIVDFYLPPEGCSYRLAVVTMKKQYPGHAKRVMMGVWSFLRQFMYTKFVIVCDDDVNARDWKDVIWAMTTRMDPARDTTLVENTPIDYLDFASPVSGLGSKMGMDATNKWPGETDREWGEPIVMSDEVKQRVDELWDELNIMES, encoded by the coding sequence ATGAAATATCAAGATCTGCGTGACTTTATCGCGCTCCTCGAGGAGCGCGGTGAACTTAAGCGCATCCAACAAGAGATCGATCCCTACCTCGAAATTACCGAAATATCAGACCGTACGTTAAAAGCACAAGGCCCGGCCTTATTGTTTGAAAACGTGAAAGGCCATGATATGCCTGTATTGGCTAATTTGTTTGGCACACCCGACCGCGTGGCTTTAGGCATGGGTCAGGAGTCAGTAACCGCTTTACGGGATGTGGGCAAATTGCTGGCCTTTTTAAAAGAGCCTGAGCCTCCTAAAGGCTTTCGCGACGCGTTGAATTTACTGCCTAAGTACAAAAAAGTGCTGAGTATGTCGCCAAAAAGCATTAAAAAGGCACCGTGCCAGCAAGTGGTTATGAGCGGCGACGACGTTGACTTAACCAAGCTGCCTATTCAGCACTGCTGGCCGGGCGACGTTGCGCCTTTGGTGACCTGGGGTCTTACGGTAACTCGAGGTCCGCATAAAGAACGTCAGAACTTAGGCATTTATCGCCAGCAACTCTTGGGTCCGAATAAGCTTATTATGCGCTGGTTGTCGCATCGCGGCGGCGCGTTGGATTTCCAGGAATGGTGCCAGCAGCATCCGGGCGAAAGGTTCCCGGTGTCAGTTGCTTTGGGCGCAGACCCTGCGACTATTTTGGGTGCGGTAACCCCTGTGCCTGATAGCTTGTCGGAATACGCCTTTGCCGGTTTGTTGCGCGACAGCAAAACCGAAGTAACGCAGTGTCTCAGTAACGACTTACAAGTACCTGCGCACGCTGAAATCATTCTGGAAGGTTACATAGAGCCGGGTGAAATGGCGGCAGAAGGGCCTTATGGCGACCATACCGGCTACTATAACGAAGTGGATGAGTTTCCGGTGTTTACCGTGACTCATGTGACCCACCGCAAAGATCCTATTTACCACAGCACCTATACCGGACGTCCACCGGACGAACCTGCGGTGCTGGGCGTTGCTTTAAATGAAGTTTTTATTCCGTTGCTGCAAAAACAATTCCCCGAAATTGTCGATTTTTATTTGCCACCGGAAGGCTGTTCGTACCGTTTGGCCGTAGTCACTATGAAGAAGCAGTACCCGGGTCACGCGAAGCGTGTGATGATGGGTGTCTGGTCTTTCTTGCGTCAGTTTATGTACACCAAGTTCGTGATTGTGTGTGACGACGACGTAAATGCGCGTGACTGGAAAGATGTTATCTGGGCTATGACAACCCGGATGGATCCGGCACGTGATACGACCCTGGTCGAAAATACGCCAATAGATTACCTTGATTTTGCTTCACCGGTTTCCGGACTGGGCTCAAAGATGGGAATGGACGCCACCAATAAATGGCCGGGTGAAACCGACCGTGAGTGGGGCGAACCAATCGTCATGAGCGATGAGGTAAAACAGCGTGTTGACGAGCTGTGGGACGAACTGAATATTATGGAGTCGTGA